The Allofrancisella frigidaquae genome has a segment encoding these proteins:
- the gshA gene encoding glutamate--cysteine ligase, with product MYDLKNVMNLRGIERETLRIYSDGSLACSGHPQSLGHKLTNSSITVDFSENLLEIITKPHKNIDITLHELTTLSAFTLQSMSKEEFILNTSMPLSATEAQIKEADFGDSNSGRMKQVYRKGLTARYGKIMQIIAGIHYNFSFDKSLILKKAIELGISNSDVYFGVINNYFEYMWLLPYLFGASPICAKTSVRKKTEYLVDLDEEFYVGEFSTSLRMSDLGYTSPAQKDLNISYDNVKAYVKDMLNATAQEFKQYKEIGLYNEKGERIQLNESILQIENEYYSPIRPKQITKRCERPAFALSNRGVEYIEVRVLDVDPFDKNGISKNTSLFVEAMLMTCLMQDFKGYSQRQISLGKQNLTNVAIQGRKPNLELVDPVGEKVLLKEYGLALFGKIEIVAKQMGQEYLDAVLLEKQKILDASKTPSAKVVELAKEFGYKNLVLEISKQASDDFRKVTLTQKERETLLDQVKQSIEAEKSLRDNDTIHLDEYISRYYGTVAN from the coding sequence ATGTACGATCTTAAAAATGTAATGAACCTTAGAGGTATTGAGAGGGAGACTTTACGTATTTATAGTGATGGTAGCTTAGCTTGTTCTGGACACCCGCAATCTTTGGGTCATAAGCTTACTAATAGTAGTATCACGGTGGATTTTTCAGAAAACCTTCTAGAAATAATAACAAAACCACACAAAAATATAGATATAACATTGCATGAGCTTACTACCTTGAGCGCTTTTACTTTGCAAAGTATGTCTAAGGAAGAGTTTATTTTAAATACTAGTATGCCATTATCAGCAACAGAAGCACAAATAAAAGAAGCTGATTTTGGTGACTCAAATTCTGGTAGGATGAAACAAGTGTACCGTAAAGGGTTAACTGCTCGTTATGGTAAGATTATGCAGATTATAGCTGGGATCCATTATAATTTTTCATTTGATAAAAGTTTGATTCTAAAAAAGGCAATTGAGCTTGGGATATCAAATTCAGATGTTTATTTCGGGGTTATAAATAATTATTTTGAATATATGTGGTTATTGCCATATCTATTTGGAGCAAGCCCTATTTGTGCAAAAACTTCTGTCAGGAAAAAAACAGAGTATTTGGTAGATCTGGATGAGGAATTTTATGTTGGAGAGTTTTCAACTAGTCTTAGGATGAGCGATCTTGGTTACACCAGCCCTGCTCAAAAAGATCTTAATATTTCGTATGACAATGTTAAAGCTTATGTCAAAGATATGTTAAATGCAACAGCTCAAGAATTTAAACAATATAAAGAAATTGGGCTGTACAATGAAAAGGGTGAGAGAATACAACTTAACGAGAGTATTTTGCAGATAGAAAATGAGTATTACAGCCCTATACGACCTAAGCAAATAACAAAAAGATGTGAAAGGCCTGCTTTTGCTTTATCTAATAGAGGAGTAGAGTATATTGAGGTTAGGGTGCTTGATGTTGATCCTTTTGATAAAAATGGGATTAGTAAAAACACATCACTGTTTGTAGAGGCAATGCTAATGACCTGTTTAATGCAAGATTTTAAAGGCTATTCTCAAAGGCAGATCAGTTTAGGTAAACAAAATCTCACTAATGTTGCTATACAAGGGCGTAAGCCTAATTTAGAACTAGTTGACCCTGTTGGTGAAAAAGTTCTATTAAAAGAATATGGCTTAGCTTTATTTGGCAAAATTGAGATTGTAGCTAAGCAAATGGGGCAAGAGTATCTAGATGCGGTACTACTTGAGAAACAAAAAATTTTAGATGCTTCCAAAACTCCTTCAGCAAAAGTTGTGGAGTTGGCAAAAGAATTTGGATATAAAAACTTGGTGCTAGAAATCTCTAAGCAAGCTTCAGATGACTTTAGAAAGGTCACTTTAACGCAAAAAGAAAGAGAAACATTGCTTGATCAAGTTAAGCAGTCAATAGAGGCAGAAAAGAGTTTAAGAGATAATGATACAATTCATTTAGATGAGTACATAAGTAGGTATTATGGAACTGTTGCAAACTAA
- a CDS encoding ferredoxin--NADP reductase, with product MALEKFDLELVSFKDITNNVRHFVFKRTDGKPLNFIAGQFITFLLKDDKGNLKRRSYSLGSLPSDNMLLEIGITHVKGGTASEFFFNMKIGDTAAAMGPAGRLVLKDEEVRKLILVGTGTGIVPYRSMFPELLERAETTEIHILLGVQYRKDALYQNDFIEFAKKHNNINFTLCLSRETEDLKDYEVSGYVQQQFEKIDLDPEKDVIYVCGNPNMIDQSYEILTNVGFEAKSVRREKYISSN from the coding sequence ATGGCATTAGAAAAATTTGATCTAGAACTAGTATCATTCAAAGATATTACTAATAATGTAAGACATTTTGTTTTTAAAAGAACAGATGGAAAACCACTTAATTTTATAGCTGGACAATTTATCACTTTTCTTTTAAAAGATGACAAGGGTAACCTAAAGCGTAGAAGTTATAGTTTAGGATCACTACCTTCTGACAATATGCTTCTAGAAATAGGGATAACTCATGTCAAAGGTGGTACAGCTTCAGAGTTTTTTTTCAATATGAAAATTGGTGATACTGCTGCTGCTATGGGACCTGCGGGAAGGCTTGTCCTAAAGGATGAAGAGGTTAGAAAACTAATACTTGTAGGTACTGGTACTGGTATTGTTCCTTATAGATCAATGTTCCCAGAGTTACTAGAGCGAGCTGAAACTACTGAAATACACATATTATTAGGTGTGCAATATCGCAAAGATGCTCTATACCAAAATGATTTTATAGAATTCGCAAAAAAGCACAATAACATAAATTTTACACTTTGCCTAAGTAGAGAAACAGAGGATTTAAAAGACTATGAAGTTTCTGGTTACGTTCAACAGCAATTTGAAAAAATTGACTTAGATCCAGAAAAAGATGTCATCTATGTTTGTGGTAACCCAAACATGATTGATCAATCTTACGAAATACTTACAAATGTTGGATTTGAAGCTAAAAGTGTACGCCGAGAGAAATATATTTCCTCCAATTAA
- the rpmE gene encoding 50S ribosomal protein L31: MKQEIHPKYTEVKVTCSCGNSFTTRSTISKEAMNIDICSECHPFYTGKQRVVDTAGRVDRFNKRFGALKKV, encoded by the coding sequence ATGAAACAAGAAATTCATCCTAAATATACAGAAGTTAAAGTAACTTGTAGTTGCGGTAACAGCTTCACAACTAGATCAACTATATCTAAAGAAGCTATGAATATAGATATTTGTTCTGAGTGTCACCCATTCTATACGGGTAAGCAAAGAGTTGTGGATACAGCAGGACGTGTTGACAGATTCAACAAAAGATTTGGTGCTCTTAAAAAAGTATAA
- a CDS encoding IS256 family transposase, giving the protein MSKNKKSEDIYTAIADQIIDSGVDINQMFEKDGLLKQLTKRLLEKALDAEMNSHLGYSKHQRTNSSNARNGYSNKTLATDTGNLEISVPRDRDSDFEPQIVPKRVTKINGLDQKIISLYAKGMSTTDIQQQLFELYDTKISTSFISDVTEAIIDDVKAWQNRPLESVYPIVFFDCIVVKVREDKHIINKAVYVALGISLTGHKDVLGLWISQNEGAKYWLSVFTELKNRGLQDIFIACTDNLKGMSDAIQAIYPETKHQLCIVHQIRNSLKYVPYKDKKEVARELKKIYDADTIAIAQSELDNFANKYDTKYPLISKSWINNWDNLTVFLQYPPKIRKVIYTTNAIESLNSQFRKVIKNKKLFPKDDSVFKSLYLAIDYLTKKWSMPVKYWNEAMPYFAIEFEHRIQRFM; this is encoded by the coding sequence ATGTCTAAGAATAAGAAGTCAGAAGATATTTACACAGCTATTGCAGATCAAATAATAGATTCAGGTGTTGATATTAATCAAATGTTTGAGAAAGATGGTTTGCTAAAGCAACTAACAAAACGATTATTAGAAAAAGCACTAGATGCAGAAATGAATAGTCATCTTGGTTATTCAAAACACCAAAGGACTAATTCATCAAATGCTAGGAATGGCTATAGTAACAAGACATTAGCTACAGACACAGGTAATTTGGAAATATCAGTTCCACGAGATAGAGATAGTGACTTTGAACCTCAAATAGTTCCCAAAAGAGTCACCAAGATAAACGGCTTAGACCAAAAAATTATATCTTTGTATGCTAAAGGTATGAGTACTACAGATATCCAACAACAGTTATTTGAGTTATATGATACAAAGATAAGTACAAGCTTTATAAGTGATGTTACAGAAGCTATTATTGATGATGTTAAAGCATGGCAAAATAGACCTTTAGAGTCAGTTTATCCAATAGTGTTTTTTGACTGTATAGTCGTTAAAGTTAGAGAAGACAAGCATATTATTAATAAAGCTGTGTATGTGGCTCTTGGCATATCGTTAACTGGTCATAAGGATGTATTAGGTCTTTGGATCAGTCAAAATGAAGGTGCTAAATATTGGCTTAGTGTTTTTACTGAATTAAAGAATAGAGGCTTACAGGATATATTTATAGCATGTACTGATAATTTAAAAGGCATGTCTGATGCTATACAAGCTATATACCCTGAGACAAAGCATCAGCTTTGTATCGTTCATCAAATTCGTAATAGTCTTAAGTATGTGCCATATAAAGACAAGAAAGAGGTAGCTAGAGAGTTAAAGAAAATATATGATGCTGATACCATTGCAATAGCTCAATCTGAGCTTGATAACTTTGCAAATAAATATGATACTAAATATCCTTTAATTTCAAAGTCATGGATAAATAATTGGGATAATTTAACTGTATTCTTGCAATATCCTCCAAAAATTCGTAAAGTTATTTACACTACTAATGCGATTGAATCGCTTAATAGCCAGTTTAGGAAAGTCATTAAGAATAAAAAGCTATTTCCTAAAGATGACTCTGTTTTCAAATCTTTGTACTTGGCTATAGATTATTTGACTAAAAAATGGTCTATGCCTGTTAAATATTGGAATGAGGCTATGCCTTATTTCGCTATCGAGTTTGAGCATAGAATTCAGAGATTCATGTAA
- the murJ gene encoding murein biosynthesis integral membrane protein MurJ translates to MKKFFSNSLIISGLLLVSKVLGFVRDLLLATFFGSSGALQAFLVAFRIPEFMRKVTSSGTFTQIINPYIDGKISDEQKEFIATILYLIAIMLMFLIIVGLGFSRVWVDIYAYGLISNNEMLQLVWTMFIIMLPYVLLNCTVGLVAAILNSYSKYIISSSFPIFLNLVMIGGIIISPKFSVPIYIVAYSVLLAGLCQLIIAVFSLSMLLGRINITKTILFVKNIKAKLFFKKLPMAFLGAAVLQISSLIETFFASFLLSGSLAWLYYADRVNQFLYGIFGTAIAMAMIPYLVKSKKDNALFYKNLALVIKVMFLMVIPAIIGLSILAKPIVITLFYYGKFSLNDVNFTYLAMLGYLLSLFCFVFIRVIVSALYVQNKANIVFWISLFILICGVALDTYIIRLYSHDKYAFVYLAVVSSITALINMVIQILILIRFNFKLFVDVFLPFKYLLKIAVACVCMVMTLKLFNLTDDYWISLTMFGRLKNILMIILFGVLVYVSVIFVLRLKKMLVLDN, encoded by the coding sequence GTGAAAAAGTTTTTTTCCAATAGTTTAATTATTTCTGGTTTATTGCTTGTATCAAAAGTACTAGGCTTTGTGCGGGATTTGTTATTGGCAACGTTTTTTGGAAGTAGTGGAGCGTTACAGGCATTTTTGGTGGCATTTAGAATACCAGAATTTATGCGTAAAGTTACATCCTCAGGCACTTTTACTCAAATTATTAATCCATATATTGATGGAAAAATCTCAGATGAGCAAAAAGAATTTATAGCAACAATATTGTATTTAATCGCTATAATGCTGATGTTTTTAATCATAGTAGGTTTAGGTTTTAGTAGAGTATGGGTTGATATATACGCTTATGGACTTATTTCTAATAATGAGATGTTACAGCTAGTATGGACGATGTTTATCATAATGCTACCGTACGTTTTATTAAATTGTACTGTTGGATTAGTAGCTGCAATCCTTAATAGTTATAGTAAATATATAATTTCTTCATCTTTTCCAATATTTTTAAACTTAGTAATGATAGGTGGGATAATAATATCTCCAAAGTTTAGTGTACCTATTTATATTGTGGCTTATAGTGTTTTACTAGCAGGATTATGTCAGTTAATAATAGCGGTATTTTCATTATCTATGCTCTTAGGTAGGATAAATATAACTAAGACGATACTTTTTGTGAAAAATATAAAAGCAAAGCTTTTCTTCAAAAAGCTACCTATGGCTTTTCTAGGGGCAGCAGTTTTACAAATTAGCTCACTTATAGAAACTTTTTTTGCTTCATTTTTATTATCAGGAAGTTTAGCATGGCTGTATTACGCTGATAGAGTTAACCAGTTTTTATATGGTATATTTGGTACAGCTATAGCTATGGCTATGATTCCATATTTAGTTAAATCTAAGAAAGATAATGCACTATTTTATAAAAATCTAGCTTTAGTAATAAAAGTTATGTTTCTGATGGTAATACCAGCTATTATTGGGCTATCAATATTAGCTAAACCTATAGTTATAACATTATTTTATTATGGTAAGTTTAGTTTAAACGATGTGAATTTCACATATTTAGCAATGCTTGGGTATTTACTTTCATTGTTTTGTTTTGTTTTTATCCGCGTCATAGTTTCTGCTTTGTATGTTCAAAACAAAGCAAATATTGTTTTTTGGATTAGTCTATTTATTTTGATTTGTGGGGTTGCGCTTGATACTTACATAATACGCCTGTACAGTCATGACAAATACGCTTTTGTGTATTTAGCTGTTGTTAGCTCAATAACAGCTTTAATAAATATGGTTATCCAAATATTGATACTTATTAGATTCAATTTTAAGCTATTTGTTGATGTTTTCTTGCCATTTAAATATTTGCTAAAGATAGCTGTAGCCTGTGTTTGTATGGTAATGACATTAAAGTTATTTAATTTGACTGATGATTATTGGATTAGTTTAACAATGTTTGGTAGACTCAAGAATATATTAATGATTATATTATTTGGCGTTTTGGTGTATGTAAGCGTAATATTTGTTTTACGCTTAAAAAAAATGCTAGTATTAGATAATTAG
- a CDS encoding SPFH domain-containing protein — protein MFMVWLVFLLLLVVVLLGFSISLVATQSVNIIERFGKFVRIQKAGLNFRIPFIEMVAGRVSLRVQQLDIIAETKTRDNVFVHMKVSVQFLVEESRAVDAFYKLTNARAQMESYVFDVIRSSLPRMSLDESFENKDAIALDIKKELSEEMSTYGYTIIKSLVVDINPEENVKRSMNEINAAQRQLEATKAKAEAEKLIKIKEAEGQKESMKLLGEGIAEQRKAIARGLRVSIEDVKEGTDGSISSEYISSLVMMYQYLDRAFPLNCVNSLT, from the coding sequence ATGTTTATGGTTTGGTTAGTATTTTTATTATTACTTGTTGTTGTATTGCTAGGTTTTTCGATAAGTCTTGTAGCAACACAATCTGTAAATATTATAGAGAGATTTGGGAAATTTGTAAGGATTCAAAAGGCAGGCCTTAATTTTAGAATTCCATTTATAGAAATGGTAGCTGGTAGGGTTAGCTTAAGAGTGCAACAGTTAGATATAATAGCTGAGACTAAAACAAGGGATAATGTATTTGTACATATGAAAGTTTCGGTACAATTTTTAGTGGAAGAATCTCGAGCTGTAGACGCATTTTATAAGCTTACAAATGCTAGAGCGCAAATGGAGTCGTATGTCTTTGACGTGATTAGGTCATCTTTACCACGTATGAGTTTAGATGAGTCTTTTGAGAATAAAGATGCTATAGCTTTAGATATCAAAAAAGAGCTTTCTGAGGAAATGAGTACTTATGGTTATACAATAATTAAATCTTTAGTTGTTGATATAAATCCAGAAGAAAACGTAAAACGCTCTATGAATGAGATTAATGCCGCCCAAAGGCAACTTGAAGCTACAAAAGCAAAAGCAGAAGCCGAAAAGCTTATAAAAATAAAAGAAGCTGAAGGTCAAAAAGAATCGATGAAGCTACTTGGTGAAGGTATTGCTGAGCAACGTAAAGCAATAGCTAGAGGCTTAAGAGTTTCTATAGAAGATGTTAAGGAAGGTACTGACGGTAGTATATCTTCTGAGTATATATCTTCACTTGTGATGATGTACCAATATTTAGATAGAGCCTTTCCACTTAACTGTGTAAATTCACTTACATGA